The Allocoprobacillus halotolerans nucleotide sequence TGCCTATCTCTAAACCACCATTCCCTGCCCAACGTGGAGTATGGGGAAAACCAACCATTATTAATAATGTTGAAACATATGCCAATATTGCGCAAATTATATTAAATGGTGCTGATTGGTTCCGTTCAATTGGAACAGAATCGTCACCAGGAACAAAAGTCTTTGCATTGGGTGGAAAAATTACCAATACTGGATTAGTTGAAGTTCCAATGGGAACAACATTACGTGAAGTTATTTATGAAATTGGTGGCGGTTGTCCTAATCATAAACGTTTTAAAGCGGTTCAAACCGGTGGACCATCTGGTGGATGTTTAACAGAAGAACAATTGGATACACCGATTGGTTTTGATGAACTTGTCAAACTTGGTTCGATGATGGGATCAGGTGGAATGATTGTTTTAGATGAAGATAACTGTATGGTTGATGTAGCACGTTTCTATATGGACTTTATTGTTGATGAATCATGTGGAAAGTGTACACCATGTCGTGTGGGAACAAAGCGTATGTTAGAATTGCTTGAACAGATTTGTGATGGTGAAGGGACAATGGAAACATTGGATGAACTTGAAACTTTAGCTATGACAATTAAAGATACGGCATTATGTGGTTTAGGTCAATCAGCGCCAAATCCTGTTCTTTCAACAATTCATCAATTTAGAGATGAATATTTGGCACATATTGTTGATAAACGCTGTCCTGCAGGTGTTTGTAAGAAGTTATTACGTTATGAAATTAATAAAGACGAATGTCGTAAATGTGGTCTTTGTGCAAGACAATGTCCAGTTGGAGCTATTAGTGGAAAAATTGGTAAAGAAGCCTTTGAAATTGATCCAGAAAAATGTATCCGCTGTGGTTTATGTATGAAAGCTTGTCACTTTAAGGTTATAGAAAGAAAGTAGGTGTAAAATATGTCAAAAATAAAAATAACTATTAATAATAGAGAAGTTGAAGCTTATGAAGGACAAACAATCCTTGAAGCTGCCAAAAACAATGGCATTCATATTCCTACTTTATGTTACTTTAAAGATATCACTGGAGCAGGTGCTTGTCGTGTGTGTCAAGTTGAAGTAGAGGTGCCAAAACATTATGTGCTGCTTGTGTTTATCCCGTTAGAGCAGGCATGGTGATTAAAACCAATTCACAACGTGCATTAGATGCCAGAAGACGTGTTGTTGAATTAATTGTTTCTAATCATTCAAAAGACTGTCTTTCTTGTATTCGTAATACCAACTGTGAATTACAACGTTTATGTCAAGAATTAGGTGTACGTGAAGATGCGTTTGCAGGTGAAAAGAGCGAACCAACATTTGATACCGTTTCACCAGGAATTGTTCGTAATACATCAAAATGTGTTTTATGTGGACGTTGTGTGGAAACATGTACAAAAGTACAGGGATTAGGTATTCTTGGTTATATGAATCGTGGTTTTAAAACGAAAGTTGCACCAATTTATGATAAAAGTTTTGCTGATGTGAACTGTATGCAATGTGGTCAATGTATCAATGTTTGTCCAGTTGGAGCATTACATGAAAAAGAAGAAATTCATTATGTGATTGAAGCTTTGAATGATCCTCAAAAACATGTTGTGGTGCAAACAGCACCAGCTGTTCGTGCTGCATTAGGTGAAGAATTTGGGATGAGTATTGGGACAAGAGTCACAGGTAAAATGGTTCATGCCTTAAAACTTGTTGGTTTTGATAAAGTTTATGATACAAACTTTGGAGCTGATTTAACAATTATGGAAGAAGGTTATGAATTTTTAGGACGTTTGAAAAATCAAGGAACTTTACCAATGATTACATCATGTAGTCCAGGTTGGGTAAATTATGTTGAACATGAATATCCAGATTTATTAGACCATCTTTCAACTTGTAAATCTCCACATATGATGCTTGGAGCAATGGTAAAATCAGTCTATGCTCAAAAAAATGGAATTGATCCACGTGATATTTTTGTTGTATCAATCATGCCATGTGTTGCTAAAAAAGGTGAAAAAATACGTCCCGAAAATAAAACGGCTGAATATCAAGATGTTGATGCTGTTTTGACAACACGAGAACTTGCCAAATTGATTAAAATGTTTGGTATTAATTTTAGAGATTTAAAAGATGATGACTTTGATCAGGATCTTTTTGGAGAATATAGTGGAGCTGGTGTTATCTTTGGTGCCAGTGGTGGTGTTATGGAAGCTGCTTTAAGAACAGTGGCTGATGTGATGGCACATGAAGATTTATCTATGATTGATTATTATGCTGTAAGAGGTGTTGAAGGTGTCAAAGAATCAACAATTAAAATTGGTGATCAAACATTAAAAGTAGCGGTTGTACAAAGCATGTCATTAGCTAAACCTCTATTAGATGATATTAGAGCCGGTGTTTCTCCTTATCATTTTATTGAAATTATGGGATGCCCAGGTGGGTGTATTAATGGTGGTGGACAACCATATGTCAATGCTACCATTAGAAATAATGGCTTTGATTTTAAACAGGCAAGAGCAAAAGCTTTATATGAAGAAGATGTTGCTTTACCAGTTCGTAAATCTCATAAAAACTCACAAATACAAGAGTTATACAAAAGCTATTTAGGTGAACCAAATAGCGAAAAAGCTCACCATTTACTTCATACACATTATTCTAAAAAAGCTAAGTTTAAATAGCTTTTGGAGGTTTTTATGAAAAAGTTTTTAAAAATAAGTTTATGTATTTTGATGAGTTTACTCATCACAGGATGTCAACAAGAATCATCAGTGCATATTTTATGTCCAACAGGTGCTCCCGCTTTAGCCCTTGTTGGAGAATATGAAAAAATAGTTGAAAATGGACAAATTCAATTGGTCGATGGAACAGATCAGTTGATTGCTGAATTAGCCAAAGCTGATAGTGAATATGAAATCATTATTGCACCTATTAATGTAGGCGCAAAATTAATCGCAAGTGGACAGACTGAATATCGTTTACAAAGTGTATTAACATGGGGTAATTTATATTATGTGGGAACATCTAAAGAAGCTTTGACACATTCAGGTGAATTGGCTTTATTTGGTGAAGGGGCTGTGCCTCAAAAGATTGTTGAAACAGTCAATATGGAAACCAATCTTGAACCACATTACTATTCTTCAGCAACCCTTGTTCAACAACAGTTATTATCAGGTAAAGTGGAAGTTGGATTGTTGGCAGAACCACTTGCTAGTGCAACAATCGCAAAAGCGAAACAAAATAATTTAAAATTATCAATTGTTGCTGATTTACAAACAGAATATGGCAAATCTGGTTATCCACAAGCAGCTATGTTTGTAAAAAAAGACTATCAAAATGATGATTTGTTTCAAGCTATTGAGGATTTTACAGAAAACAATTATCCTGATTTAAAAGAAAAATTAGAAAGCATTGGGATTGAACAATTAGGTTTACCAAGTGTTGATATAACTATTGCATCAATTGAACGTCAAAATGTTCACTATGTTCCAGCCAGTCAATGCGAAGATAACATTAAAGATTTTCTTCAATTATTTAACATCACTTATGATTCAAGTATGTTAGCATCATGAAAAGAAAATTGATTCTCTTTCTTATTGTTTTAACCATATGGCAGATGGCTTCTTTAATGATTCAAAAAGAAGTCATCTTACCATATCCAAGTGATGTTTTTATGCGTATGATGAGTGATTTTACGCAG carries:
- a CDS encoding NADH-quinone oxidoreductase subunit NuoF codes for the protein MPYKRTQVLVCAGTGCTIGNSGELIEEFEKEIKSMGLDKEIEVLRTGCLGLCGAGPNISIYPDNIIYKGVKKEDVKEIVMEHFYKGRPVQHLMLNEADQETKEIHDINHTRFYEKQKRVALHNCGVIDPENIEEYIGQDGYFALGQVLSQMTPQEVVDVIKASGLRGRGGGGFPTGLKWQFALDEPGDEKYVICNADEGDPGAFMDRSILEGNPHSVIEAMIIAGYAIGAHHGYIYIRAEYPIAVERLKTAISQAKELGLLGENIFDSGFDFDLEIRLGAGAFVCGEETALIQSIEGERGMPISKPPFPAQRGVWGKPTIINNVETYANIAQIILNGADWFRSIGTESSPGTKVFALGGKITNTGLVEVPMGTTLREVIYEIGGGCPNHKRFKAVQTGGPSGGCLTEEQLDTPIGFDELVKLGSMMGSGGMIVLDEDNCMVDVARFYMDFIVDESCGKCTPCRVGTKRMLELLEQICDGEGTMETLDELETLAMTIKDTALCGLGQSAPNPVLSTIHQFRDEYLAHIVDKRCPAGVCKKLLRYEINKDECRKCGLCARQCPVGAISGKIGKEAFEIDPEKCIRCGLCMKACHFKVIERK
- a CDS encoding 2Fe-2S iron-sulfur cluster-binding protein: MSKIKITINNREVEAYEGQTILEAAKNNGIHIPTLCYFKDITGAGACRVCQVEVEVPKHYVLLVFIPLEQAW
- a CDS encoding NADH-dependent [FeFe] hydrogenase, group A6; the encoded protein is MVIKTNSQRALDARRRVVELIVSNHSKDCLSCIRNTNCELQRLCQELGVREDAFAGEKSEPTFDTVSPGIVRNTSKCVLCGRCVETCTKVQGLGILGYMNRGFKTKVAPIYDKSFADVNCMQCGQCINVCPVGALHEKEEIHYVIEALNDPQKHVVVQTAPAVRAALGEEFGMSIGTRVTGKMVHALKLVGFDKVYDTNFGADLTIMEEGYEFLGRLKNQGTLPMITSCSPGWVNYVEHEYPDLLDHLSTCKSPHMMLGAMVKSVYAQKNGIDPRDIFVVSIMPCVAKKGEKIRPENKTAEYQDVDAVLTTRELAKLIKMFGINFRDLKDDDFDQDLFGEYSGAGVIFGASGGVMEAALRTVADVMAHEDLSMIDYYAVRGVEGVKESTIKIGDQTLKVAVVQSMSLAKPLLDDIRAGVSPYHFIEIMGCPGGCINGGGQPYVNATIRNNGFDFKQARAKALYEEDVALPVRKSHKNSQIQELYKSYLGEPNSEKAHHLLHTHYSKKAKFK